In Streptomyces canus, one DNA window encodes the following:
- a CDS encoding helix-turn-helix domain-containing protein, which yields MSIGNSPEDERPFEDDRQEDRLSVGHALKQARIAAGLTVDDVSNATRVRIAIVHAIEADDFAPCGGDVYARGHIRTLAKAVHLDPAPLLDQFAADHGGGRPAPTPAAPLFEAERIRPERRGPNWTAAMVAAIVAVVGFVGFTAFKGGDGGGATQVADGTTPATSKSPTPKSDKTTKDPKPTPTPTDSAIAAAPQDKVTVQVGAADGKSWILAKDHNGRTLFDGLLEQGDTKTFQDSDKINLVLGDAGAIQLYVNGKKIDDDWQPGAVERLTYTKGDPQVG from the coding sequence GTGTCCATCGGCAACTCCCCTGAAGACGAGCGTCCGTTCGAAGACGACCGACAGGAAGACCGCCTCTCCGTCGGCCACGCCCTGAAACAGGCGCGGATCGCGGCTGGGTTGACCGTCGACGACGTCAGCAACGCCACCAGGGTCCGCATCGCCATCGTGCATGCCATCGAGGCGGACGATTTCGCTCCCTGTGGGGGTGATGTGTACGCCCGGGGCCACATCCGGACCCTGGCCAAGGCCGTCCACCTGGATCCGGCCCCCCTGCTGGACCAGTTCGCCGCCGATCACGGCGGCGGGCGTCCGGCCCCGACCCCGGCCGCTCCGCTGTTCGAGGCGGAACGCATCCGACCCGAGCGCCGCGGGCCCAACTGGACCGCGGCCATGGTCGCCGCAATCGTCGCTGTGGTCGGCTTCGTCGGGTTCACCGCCTTCAAGGGCGGCGACGGCGGCGGGGCGACCCAGGTCGCCGACGGCACCACGCCCGCCACCAGCAAGTCTCCGACGCCCAAGTCCGACAAGACCACCAAGGACCCGAAGCCGACGCCCACGCCGACCGACAGCGCCATCGCGGCGGCACCCCAGGACAAGGTGACCGTTCAGGTCGGCGCCGCTGACGGAAAGAGCTGGATCCTCGCCAAGGACCACAACGGCCGGACCCTCTTCGACGGACTGCTCGAGCAGGGCGACACCAAGACCTTCCAGGACAGCGACAAGATCAACCTCGTCCTCGGTGACGCCGGGGCGATCCAGCTGTACGTGAACGGCAAGAAGATCGACGACGACTGGCAGCCCGGGGCCGTGGAGCGCCTGACGTACACGAAGGGCGACCCGCAGGTCGGATAG
- a CDS encoding DNA translocase FtsK produces the protein MASRPSAAKKQPAKKAAAPAQGPARKAAAKKAPAKKAPAKKAAVKKAAPPKPAPSPTGGVYRLVRAVWLGLAHAVGAVFRGIGQGAKNLDPAHRKDGVALLLLGLGLIVAAGTWSNLRGPVGDLVEIIVTGAFGRLDLLVPILLAVIAVRFIRHPEKPEANGRIVIGLSALVIGVLGQVHIACGAPARSDGMQAIRDAGGLIGWGAATPLTYTMGEVLAVPLLVLLTVFGLLVVTATPVNAIPRRLRELGVRLGILPDPAEDELGEDDERYDEQWREALPARGRRRGPAPESYDPDGAEQEALSQRRGRPRRSAVPQPAMDRRMDAVDIAAAAAADLDGVVMHGLPPSALVADLTQGVSVGDRVETTPVPTPVPAARPKQDARPKQEKLKVEVADLTKPAPEASGELPPRAEQLHLSGDITYALPSLDLLERGGPGKARSAANDAIVASLTTVFTEFKVDAAVTGFTRGPTVTRYEVELGPAVKVERITALAKNIAYAVASPDVRIISPIPGKSAVGIEIPNTDREMVNLGDVLRLAAAAEDEHPMLVALGKDVEGGYVMANLAKMPHVLVAGATGSGKSSCINCLITSIMVRATPEDVRMVLVDPKRVELTAYEGIPHLITPIITNPKRAAEALQWVVREMDLRYDDLAAYGFRHIDDFNEAIRNGKVKLPEGSERELQPYPYLLVIVDELADLMMVAPRDVEDAIVRITQLARAAGIHLVLATQRPSVDVVTGLIKANVPSRLAFATSSLADSRVILDQPGAEKLIGKGDGLFLPMGANKPTRMQGAFVTEDEVAAIVQHCKDQMAPVFRDDVVVGTKQKKEIDEEIGDDLDLLCQAAELVVSTQFGSTSMLQRKLRVGFAKAGRLMDLMESRGIVGPSEGSKARDVLVKADELDGVLAVIRGEA, from the coding sequence ATGGCCTCACGTCCCTCCGCAGCCAAGAAGCAGCCCGCCAAGAAGGCTGCCGCTCCCGCGCAGGGTCCGGCGAGGAAGGCTGCGGCGAAGAAAGCACCGGCAAAAAAGGCGCCCGCCAAGAAGGCCGCGGTGAAGAAGGCCGCGCCGCCGAAGCCGGCGCCCAGCCCGACCGGGGGCGTCTACCGTCTCGTCCGGGCCGTCTGGCTCGGCCTGGCCCATGCCGTGGGCGCGGTGTTCCGCGGGATAGGGCAGGGCGCGAAGAACCTCGACCCCGCGCACCGGAAGGACGGCGTGGCGCTTCTGCTGCTCGGCCTCGGCCTGATCGTCGCCGCCGGTACCTGGTCGAACCTGCGTGGCCCGGTGGGCGACCTCGTCGAGATCATCGTGACCGGCGCCTTCGGCCGGCTCGACCTGCTCGTGCCGATACTGCTCGCGGTCATCGCCGTGCGGTTCATCCGGCACCCCGAGAAGCCCGAGGCCAACGGCCGCATCGTGATCGGCCTGTCGGCGCTCGTCATCGGCGTGCTCGGGCAGGTCCACATCGCCTGCGGCGCGCCCGCCCGCAGCGACGGCATGCAGGCGATAAGGGACGCGGGCGGCCTCATCGGCTGGGGAGCGGCGACCCCGCTGACGTACACCATGGGCGAGGTCCTCGCCGTACCGCTGCTCGTCCTGCTGACGGTCTTCGGGCTGCTCGTCGTCACCGCCACGCCGGTCAACGCCATCCCGCGGCGGCTGCGGGAGCTCGGTGTGCGGCTCGGGATCCTGCCCGACCCGGCGGAGGACGAGCTCGGCGAGGACGACGAGCGCTACGACGAGCAGTGGCGCGAGGCGCTGCCCGCACGCGGTCGCAGGCGAGGTCCCGCGCCCGAGTCGTACGACCCCGACGGAGCGGAGCAGGAGGCCCTCTCGCAGCGCCGTGGACGGCCCAGGCGCTCCGCGGTGCCGCAGCCCGCGATGGACCGGCGGATGGACGCCGTGGACATCGCTGCGGCCGCGGCCGCGGATCTGGACGGCGTCGTCATGCACGGCCTGCCGCCCTCGGCGCTGGTAGCCGACCTCACCCAGGGCGTCAGCGTGGGCGACCGGGTGGAGACGACACCGGTACCCACCCCCGTCCCGGCCGCGCGGCCCAAGCAGGACGCGCGGCCGAAGCAGGAGAAGCTCAAGGTCGAGGTCGCCGACCTCACCAAGCCCGCTCCCGAGGCCTCCGGCGAACTGCCCCCGCGCGCGGAGCAGCTCCATCTGTCCGGCGACATCACCTACGCGCTGCCCTCACTCGACCTCCTGGAGCGCGGCGGCCCCGGCAAGGCGCGCAGCGCGGCCAACGACGCCATAGTCGCCTCGCTGACGACCGTCTTCACGGAGTTCAAGGTCGACGCCGCCGTCACCGGTTTCACGCGCGGGCCGACGGTCACGCGCTACGAGGTCGAGCTCGGCCCCGCCGTGAAGGTCGAGCGGATCACCGCGCTGGCCAAGAACATCGCGTACGCCGTCGCCAGCCCGGATGTGCGGATCATCAGCCCGATTCCCGGCAAGTCGGCGGTCGGCATCGAGATCCCGAACACCGACCGCGAGATGGTCAACCTCGGCGACGTGCTGCGGCTCGCGGCGGCCGCCGAGGACGAGCACCCCATGCTCGTCGCGCTCGGCAAGGACGTCGAGGGCGGCTATGTGATGGCCAACCTCGCGAAGATGCCGCACGTGCTGGTTGCCGGAGCCACCGGTTCCGGTAAGTCGTCGTGCATTAACTGCTTGATCACTTCCATCATGGTCCGCGCGACCCCCGAGGACGTGCGCATGGTCCTCGTCGACCCCAAACGTGTGGAGCTGACGGCCTACGAGGGCATCCCGCACCTGATCACGCCGATCATCACCAACCCGAAGCGGGCCGCCGAGGCGCTCCAGTGGGTCGTACGGGAGATGGACCTTCGGTACGACGACCTGGCGGCGTACGGCTTCCGGCACATCGACGATTTCAACGAAGCCATCAGGAACGGCAAGGTCAAGCTGCCCGAGGGCAGCGAGCGTGAGCTCCAGCCCTACCCGTACCTGCTGGTCATCGTCGACGAGCTCGCCGACCTCATGATGGTCGCACCGCGGGACGTCGAGGACGCGATCGTGCGGATCACGCAGCTCGCACGCGCGGCCGGCATCCACCTGGTGCTCGCCACGCAGCGGCCGTCGGTGGACGTCGTCACCGGTCTGATCAAGGCGAACGTGCCCTCACGGCTCGCCTTCGCCACCTCCTCGCTCGCCGACTCCCGGGTCATCCTCGACCAGCCCGGCGCCGAGAAGCTGATCGGCAAGGGCGACGGGCTCTTCCTGCCGATGGGGGCCAACAAGCCCACCCGTATGCAGGGCGCCTTCGTGACCGAGGACGAGGTCGCGGCGATCGTCCAGCACTGCAAGGACCAGATGGCGCCGGTCTTCCGGGACGACGTCGTCGTGGGCACCAAGCAGAAGAAGGAGATCGACGAGGAGATCGGCGACGACCTCGACCTGCTGTGCCAGGCGGCCGAGCTGGTCGTCTCCACACAGTTCGGGTCGACGTCCATGCTCCAGCGCAAGCTGCGGGTCGGGTTCGCGAAAGCGGGGCGTCTGATGGACCTCATGGAGTCCCGGGGCATCGTCGGGCCGAGCGAGGGATCCAAGGCTCGTGACGTTCTTGTGAAGGCTGACGAGTTGGACGGAGTGCTCGCGGTGATCCGCGGGGAGGCTTAA
- a CDS encoding response regulator, with protein sequence MVQKAKILLVDDRPENLLALEAILSALDQTLVRASSGEEALKALLTDDFAVILLDVQMPGMDGFETAAHIKRRERTRDIPIIFLTAINHGPHHTFRGYAAGAVDYISKPFDPWVLRAKVSVFVELYMKNCQLREQAALLRLQLEGGGGKAAVGDAKEPAGLLAELSARLAAVEEQAEALSKQLDDESADAAAVATAAHLERKLTGLRRALDALEPGTGSSPSVPSQN encoded by the coding sequence ATGGTGCAGAAGGCCAAGATCCTCCTGGTCGATGACCGGCCGGAGAATCTGCTCGCGCTGGAGGCCATCCTCTCCGCGCTCGATCAGACACTGGTGCGGGCATCGTCCGGGGAGGAAGCACTCAAGGCACTGCTCACGGACGACTTCGCGGTGATTCTGCTGGACGTCCAGATGCCGGGCATGGACGGTTTCGAGACCGCGGCGCACATCAAACGGCGGGAGCGGACCCGGGACATCCCGATCATCTTCCTCACCGCGATCAACCACGGCCCGCACCACACGTTCCGGGGGTATGCCGCCGGGGCGGTGGACTACATCTCCAAGCCGTTCGACCCGTGGGTGCTGCGTGCGAAGGTCTCGGTCTTCGTCGAGCTCTATATGAAGAACTGCCAGCTGCGGGAGCAGGCGGCGCTGCTGCGGCTCCAGTTGGAGGGCGGCGGAGGCAAGGCGGCGGTTGGGGACGCGAAGGAGCCGGCGGGTCTGCTCGCCGAGCTGTCCGCGCGTCTGGCCGCGGTCGAGGAGCAGGCCGAGGCGCTCTCCAAGCAACTGGACGACGAGTCCGCGGACGCGGCAGCGGTGGCCACCGCTGCCCATCTCGAACGCAAACTCACGGGGTTGCGGCGGGCGCTGGACGCGCTGGAGCCCGGCACCGGGAGTTCGCCGTCGGTGCCTTCGCAGAACTGA